A genome region from Dolichospermum compactum NIES-806 includes the following:
- a CDS encoding GUN4 domain-containing protein produces MLTQKPKQFINYKSIKIYEKTYQLPVLKNPAVKTLQKKIRERQKLIKEGVRYHYIAGIIKRKTAITQGEILAEIQLFIIDYNQIIDFLENYQESYQGFLLTLMDNLKKLFQAKYLEIRNLEDARSRLELKNQQNPRILNELRWEKKENFKAVIILSNAYLLTLEKIKLISEGISKLAEDTKNQRQIVQQIVKDLAVYQEIYEYQQKAYKIRQEIAKLAHNAINFEDSIQDYFSPFQSLIDEVMKVDEYFYATVGDIKSLGENILNYQSNLFTTEENETFSQTFLDFMVKSYEKNSRLKDVLIQSQLLNWQSPNFDTSENGLFLGQGIDLISNYISQQISQQIQTLDKAEVNLVSTSSLVTTQKTELMEVAEVANNQISSQPEFLINQNIDYTKLRDMLAENKWQEADIETAKLILKVMQKNYWNEVYQEDIENFPCQDLHIIDRLWEQYSYGYFGFKIQQTIWSEMGGQIDYETEKKLGDRLGWRKDGKWLDYEALTFELSPMTPMGHLPAKWLHYDQNNLELSSPSSTENQSMAAWRVKSWLIWQMHLFFSRVKSCHET; encoded by the coding sequence ATGCTCACCCAAAAGCCAAAACAATTTATTAATTATAAAAGCATCAAAATTTATGAAAAAACCTATCAATTACCAGTTCTAAAAAATCCTGCTGTAAAAACACTACAAAAGAAAATTCGTGAACGTCAAAAATTAATTAAAGAAGGTGTTCGTTATCATTATATTGCTGGAATAATTAAACGTAAAACAGCAATTACTCAAGGGGAAATTTTAGCAGAAATTCAATTATTTATCATAGACTATAATCAGATTATTGATTTTCTGGAAAATTATCAGGAAAGTTATCAGGGTTTTTTGTTAACTTTAATGGATAATTTAAAGAAATTATTTCAAGCAAAATATTTAGAAATCAGAAATCTCGAAGATGCCAGAAGTAGATTAGAATTAAAAAACCAACAAAATCCGCGAATCCTAAATGAACTCAGATGGGAGAAAAAAGAAAATTTTAAAGCTGTTATCATTTTGAGTAATGCTTATTTATTAACTTTAGAGAAAATTAAATTAATTAGTGAAGGTATTAGTAAACTGGCGGAAGACACTAAGAATCAAAGACAAATTGTACAACAAATAGTTAAAGATTTAGCAGTATATCAAGAAATTTACGAGTATCAACAAAAAGCTTATAAAATTCGTCAAGAAATAGCTAAACTTGCCCATAATGCCATTAATTTTGAAGATTCTATTCAAGATTACTTTAGTCCATTTCAATCTTTAATAGATGAAGTGATGAAAGTAGATGAATATTTTTATGCAACTGTGGGAGACATTAAAAGTCTAGGGGAAAATATTTTAAATTATCAATCCAATTTATTTACAACCGAAGAAAATGAAACCTTTTCTCAAACTTTTCTTGATTTTATGGTAAAAAGTTATGAGAAAAATTCTCGATTAAAAGATGTTTTAATTCAATCTCAATTATTAAATTGGCAAAGCCCAAATTTTGATACCAGTGAAAATGGCTTATTCTTGGGTCAAGGTATTGATTTAATCTCAAATTATATATCTCAACAAATATCTCAACAAATCCAAACTCTAGACAAAGCAGAAGTAAATCTTGTCTCTACATCATCTCTAGTTACGACTCAAAAGACAGAATTAATGGAAGTAGCGGAAGTAGCTAATAATCAGATTAGTTCTCAACCAGAATTTTTGATAAATCAAAATATTGACTATACAAAATTGCGGGATATGCTGGCAGAAAATAAATGGCAAGAAGCAGATATTGAAACTGCTAAATTAATACTTAAAGTTATGCAAAAAAATTATTGGAATGAAGTTTATCAAGAAGATATTGAGAACTTTCCTTGTCAAGACCTGCATATTATTGATCGACTGTGGGAACAATACAGTTATGGTTATTTTGGGTTTAAAATTCAACAAACAATCTGGAGTGAAATGGGTGGTCAAATAGACTATGAAACAGAAAAGAAACTGGGCGATCGCCTGGGTTGGCGAAAAGATGGAAAATGGTTAGATTACGAAGCACTAACCTTTGAATTATCCCCCATGACACCGATGGGACACCTACCAGCTAAATGGTTACACTACGACCAAAATAACCTGGAATTATCCTCACCTTCATCTACAGAAAACCAATCAATGGCAGCTTGGAGGGTAAAGTCTTGGTTAATTTGGCAGATGCACTTATTCTTTTCTCGTGTCAAAAGCTGTCACGAAACTTAA
- the lexA gene encoding transcriptional repressor LexA produces the protein MERLTEPQKELYEWLVEYIRLNQHSPSIRQMMQGMNLKSPAPIQSRLEHLRNKGYIGWNEGRARTLRILHPVKQGVPILGTIAAGGLIEPFTDAVEHLDLANLSLPPQSYALRVAGDSMIEDLIADGDVVFLRPVAEPNQLKNGTIVAARVEGHGTTLKRFYRHDDLVTLKPANRNYHPIEVLAMQVEVQGSLVCIWRNYN, from the coding sequence ATGGAACGTCTTACAGAACCCCAAAAAGAACTATACGAATGGTTGGTAGAATATATCAGGTTGAATCAACATTCTCCCTCAATTCGCCAAATGATGCAAGGAATGAATTTGAAATCTCCCGCACCCATTCAAAGTCGGTTAGAACATTTACGCAATAAGGGTTACATTGGCTGGAATGAAGGCAGGGCGAGAACTCTTCGCATACTTCATCCTGTTAAACAAGGTGTACCAATTTTAGGAACTATTGCCGCAGGTGGTTTAATAGAACCGTTTACAGATGCGGTGGAACATTTAGATTTGGCTAATTTATCATTACCTCCCCAAAGCTATGCTTTACGAGTCGCGGGGGATAGTATGATTGAAGATTTAATAGCAGATGGTGACGTGGTATTTTTGCGCCCTGTAGCTGAACCCAATCAGTTAAAAAATGGGACTATCGTGGCTGCGAGAGTGGAAGGACACGGTACAACTTTAAAACGTTTTTACCGCCATGATGATCTTGTCACCCTTAAACCTGCAAATCGGAATTATCACCCGATAGAAGTATTAGCAATGCAAGTAGAGGTACAAGGTTCATTAGTTTGTATTTGGCGTAATTATAACTAA
- a CDS encoding deaminase, whose product MVKVFFGINSGSNPNPRQITFKVNPISKTHAEADVFQQVKDADITAKKARLIVDRDLCDACGLRGGVNSMAYQLGIEELEIITPSGTKIIEVTPPKTRRK is encoded by the coding sequence ATGGTCAAAGTTTTTTTTGGCATCAATTCTGGTAGTAATCCTAATCCTCGGCAAATAACTTTCAAAGTTAACCCTATTTCTAAAACTCATGCAGAAGCTGATGTTTTCCAGCAAGTAAAAGATGCAGATATTACAGCTAAAAAAGCTCGTTTAATTGTAGATAGAGACCTTTGTGATGCTTGTGGTTTAAGAGGGGGTGTAAATTCTATGGCTTATCAATTAGGTATAGAAGAATTAGAAATTATTACTCCCAGTGGCACTAAAATAATTGAAGTTACACCCCCAAAAACAAGGAGGAAATAA
- the argF gene encoding ornithine carbamoyltransferase: MAALIGRDLLSLADLSSEELQELLELATQLKSEKLKLHCNKVLGLLFSKASTRTRVSFTVAMYQLGGQVIDLHPNVTQVSRGEPIQDTARVLDRYLDVLAIRTFAQQELETFAKYAKIPVINALTDLEHPCQILADLLTIQEKFGSLAGLTLTYVGDGNNVANSLMLGCALVGMNVRIAFPSGYAPDAEIVEKTREIANKKTEVILTHDPEAAAKGASVLYTDVWASMGQETQANNRFPVFQPYQISQQLLSLADPEAIVLHCLPAHRGEEITEEVIEGSQSRVWDQAENRLHAQKALLASILGAK, from the coding sequence ATGGCAGCATTGATAGGCAGAGATTTATTAAGTCTAGCGGATCTGAGTTCTGAGGAACTGCAAGAACTTCTGGAATTGGCTACTCAACTCAAGTCAGAAAAACTGAAGTTGCATTGTAACAAGGTTCTAGGTTTGTTATTTTCCAAAGCTTCAACACGCACTAGAGTCAGTTTTACAGTCGCAATGTACCAACTGGGGGGACAGGTAATTGATCTGCATCCTAATGTCACTCAGGTGAGTCGAGGAGAACCTATCCAGGATACTGCTAGGGTGTTAGATCGTTATTTGGATGTTTTAGCAATTCGTACCTTTGCTCAACAGGAGTTGGAAACTTTTGCCAAGTATGCGAAAATTCCTGTAATTAATGCCCTCACGGATTTAGAACACCCCTGCCAGATATTGGCAGATTTACTCACCATTCAAGAAAAATTTGGCAGTTTGGCGGGTTTAACACTAACCTATGTCGGTGATGGGAATAATGTCGCTAATTCCCTGATGTTGGGTTGTGCTTTGGTGGGAATGAATGTCAGAATCGCTTTTCCGTCAGGATATGCCCCAGATGCAGAAATTGTAGAAAAAACTAGGGAAATAGCTAATAAAAAAACTGAAGTTATCTTGACTCACGATCCTGAAGCAGCAGCAAAAGGTGCATCCGTACTTTATACTGATGTTTGGGCAAGCATGGGGCAAGAAACACAAGCCAATAACCGCTTCCCTGTTTTTCAACCCTATCAAATTTCACAACAATTATTAAGTCTTGCAGATCCAGAAGCAATTGTTTTACACTGCTTACCAGCCCATCGTGGAGAGGAAATTACTGAAGAAGTAATTGAAGGTTCACAATCACGGGTTTGGGACCAAGCAGAAAATCGCCTCCACGCTCAAAAAGCTTTACTTGCGAGTATTCTTGGAGCAAAATAA
- the secF gene encoding protein translocase subunit SecF, whose amino-acid sequence MRLSINKSRGLWWTISSIIILVGIISMVISSLNPNIKAPLRPSLDFIGGTRLQFVRDCGKPGNCDQPIDINVVREVAKSQGLGDSSIQLISENGQENGITIRTKNLETEQRSNLQNALTEKIGTFDPQKNQIDSVGATLGKELFTSGILALIVSFVGITVYMAFRFQLDYALLAIVALFHDILVTTGVFSILGLVFGVEVDSLFIVALLTITGFSVNDTVVIYDRIRETIKLHPEQPIAEVVDDAVNQTLSRSINTTLTTLLTLTAIFLFGGETLHYFSLALIVGFVMGAYSSIFIASTLLIWWRERTENYSVETPISSQES is encoded by the coding sequence ATGAGACTAAGTATCAACAAATCACGGGGTCTTTGGTGGACTATTTCCTCTATTATTATCCTGGTCGGTATCATCTCAATGGTGATATCTTCTCTTAATCCCAATATCAAAGCACCTCTGCGTCCCAGCTTAGACTTTATCGGCGGAACCAGATTGCAATTTGTGCGGGACTGTGGCAAACCTGGTAACTGTGACCAACCCATAGATATCAACGTTGTTCGAGAAGTCGCTAAATCCCAAGGACTTGGAGATAGCAGCATTCAGTTAATCTCGGAAAATGGACAGGAAAATGGTATTACCATTCGTACCAAAAACCTGGAAACAGAACAGCGAAGTAATTTGCAAAATGCCTTAACTGAAAAAATCGGCACTTTCGACCCCCAAAAAAATCAAATTGACTCCGTTGGTGCAACTTTAGGAAAAGAGTTATTTACTTCGGGAATCTTAGCTTTAATAGTTTCTTTTGTCGGGATTACTGTTTATATGGCTTTCCGGTTTCAGTTGGACTATGCCTTATTAGCTATTGTGGCTTTGTTTCACGACATTCTGGTAACAACTGGAGTTTTCTCAATTTTAGGCTTAGTTTTCGGAGTTGAAGTAGATAGTCTTTTCATTGTGGCTTTACTGACTATTACAGGGTTTTCAGTGAATGATACTGTGGTAATTTATGACCGCATTCGGGAAACTATTAAACTTCATCCTGAACAACCAATTGCTGAAGTTGTTGATGATGCCGTTAACCAAACTTTGTCTAGGTCAATCAACACCACTTTAACAACCTTACTGACATTAACTGCTATTTTCCTATTTGGTGGGGAAACGCTGCATTATTTCTCTCTGGCGTTAATTGTGGGCTTTGTAATGGGAGCTTATTCTAGTATTTTCATTGCTAGTACACTACTAATTTGGTGGCGAGAACGCACTGAAAATTACTCAGTTGAAACTCCTATAAGTTCTCAAGAAAGTTAA
- a CDS encoding ABC transporter ATP-binding protein/permease, with protein MQTRSVTDQTPFNPVFNPFATAIQLWRDLKLVAGPYWYPTEVGTRAFSEVIYSWGMFILLLILITSVVGIHSLSSFWNRYVFDIVIEEKNLEKYLGTLWISVLFIVVNVLVVAFSKYIRKKIAMDWYKWLNNHILTKYLSNQAYYKINFKSKITNPDQRIAQEIEPITINALRFSTTFIEKFMDMIAAVIILWTISSQVAIYLIVYTIVGNILAIFLSQELAKINREELAFKADFNYCLTHVRNHAESIAFFQGETEELNIIKRRFENVLKNSERRLNWERGQDIFNSAYQSAISLFSMFTLTPLFIQDQINYGEISQATFCSFMFSNALGVLIAEFGNSGRFSSYVQRLAEFSDALASVSKKPENLGTFGTIKVLEERRLGFEDFTLKTPNYEQVIVEDLSLSVPSGEGLLIVGASGRGKSSLLRAIAGLWNAGSGRLVRPALKEMLFLPQRPYIILGTLRQQLLYPHPDREMSDRQLEEILHQVNLQNLLTRVKSFDTEVAWENILSLGEQQRLAFARLLISLPSFTILDEATSALDLKNEENLYSQLQATNTTFISVGHRESLFAYHQWVLELTEDNHWQLLPIADYKHKKSISLTTSSR; from the coding sequence ATGCAAACTCGTAGCGTTACTGATCAAACACCATTTAATCCTGTATTTAATCCTTTTGCTACTGCCATTCAACTTTGGCGGGATTTGAAATTAGTCGCTGGTCCATATTGGTATCCAACAGAGGTGGGAACAAGAGCATTTTCCGAAGTGATTTATTCATGGGGAATGTTTATTCTGTTGCTCATATTAATTACTTCCGTTGTGGGTATTCATAGTCTCAGTAGCTTCTGGAATCGTTACGTTTTTGATATCGTCATTGAAGAAAAAAACCTAGAAAAGTATCTAGGTACATTATGGATATCTGTTCTATTTATCGTTGTCAATGTACTTGTAGTAGCATTTTCTAAATATATTAGAAAGAAAATAGCTATGGATTGGTACAAGTGGCTAAATAATCATATTTTAACTAAATATTTGAGCAATCAAGCCTATTATAAAATCAATTTTAAGTCTAAAATTACTAATCCAGATCAACGCATAGCCCAAGAAATTGAACCTATTACCATCAATGCGTTGAGATTTTCCACTACTTTTATAGAAAAATTCATGGATATGATTGCTGCTGTAATCATTCTTTGGACTATTTCTTCACAAGTGGCAATTTATCTCATCGTTTATACAATTGTCGGTAATATATTGGCGATTTTTTTAAGTCAAGAATTAGCGAAAATTAATCGAGAAGAACTAGCATTTAAAGCCGATTTTAATTATTGTCTAACTCATGTGAGAAATCATGCGGAATCAATTGCTTTTTTCCAAGGAGAAACCGAAGAATTAAATATTATTAAACGTAGATTTGAGAATGTGCTGAAAAATTCAGAACGGAGGCTAAATTGGGAAAGAGGGCAAGATATTTTTAACAGTGCTTATCAGTCAGCAATTAGTTTATTTTCTATGTTTACGCTGACACCTTTATTTATTCAAGATCAAATTAATTATGGAGAAATTAGCCAAGCTACATTTTGTAGTTTTATGTTTTCCAATGCTTTAGGTGTATTAATAGCTGAATTTGGTAACTCAGGCAGATTTTCTAGTTATGTCCAAAGGTTAGCGGAATTTTCAGATGCGTTAGCATCGGTAAGCAAAAAACCTGAGAATTTGGGTACTTTTGGTACTATTAAAGTCCTAGAAGAACGCCGTTTAGGGTTTGAGGATTTTACTTTAAAAACACCCAATTATGAACAAGTGATAGTTGAAGATTTATCATTATCTGTTCCCTCAGGAGAAGGGTTATTAATAGTTGGTGCTAGTGGTAGGGGTAAAAGTTCTTTGTTGAGAGCGATCGCAGGTTTATGGAATGCAGGAAGTGGTAGGTTAGTTAGACCTGCATTAAAGGAAATGTTATTTCTTCCCCAACGTCCTTATATAATTTTAGGAACTCTGCGTCAACAACTACTTTATCCGCATCCAGATCGGGAAATGAGCGATCGCCAACTAGAAGAAATTCTCCATCAAGTGAATTTACAAAACCTGCTCACCCGCGTCAAGAGTTTTGATACAGAAGTTGCTTGGGAGAATATTTTATCATTAGGAGAACAGCAACGTTTAGCTTTTGCCAGATTGTTAATTTCTTTGCCTAGCTTTACTATTTTAGATGAAGCGACCAGTGCTTTAGATTTAAAAAACGAAGAAAATTTATATTCTCAATTACAAGCTACAAACACAACTTTTATTAGTGTGGGACATCGAGAAAGTTTGTTTGCTTATCATCAATGGGTACTAGAACTTACAGAAGATAATCATTGGCAACTCTTACCAATTGCAGATTATAAGCACAAAAAATCAATTTCTCTCACTACTTCATCAAGATAA
- a CDS encoding DNA phosphorothioation system restriction enzyme, with protein MYLTQNAVPKLPTFKLKLPYAGEKGGSYQIKKSLSGCPKMPLSLQLRGYQRQAVTSWFANHGRGTLKMATGSGKTITALAIACELYQQIGLQVLLVVCPYRHLVTQWGRECEKFNLQPILAFDNLRSWQSQLSTQIYNLSSGSQDFVTVITTNSTLISDGFQTQLKYFPPKTLIIGDEAHNLGAPKLEESLPRKVGLRLALSATPERYFDDDGTESLLDYFGNILQPEFSLQDAISQGALVHYVYNPVLVELTETESIAYLKLTKKIGRSLLYRDRDIGEGADFEDNEDIKSLLMQRARLIGTAENKLIALKELMSTRRETTHTLFYCSDGSQEIGQRYSLRQLKAVSQLLGGELGYKVSTYTANTSLEERETLRRQFESGELQGLVAIRCLDEGVDIPAIQTAVILSSSGNPRQFIQRRGRVLRPHPGKERATIFDMIVLPPDLDRETIEVERNLLKKELRRFVEFADLADNAGEARMKLLALQKRYGLLDI; from the coding sequence ATGTACCTGACGCAAAATGCAGTACCGAAATTGCCGACTTTTAAACTCAAGTTACCTTATGCGGGTGAGAAAGGGGGCAGTTATCAAATTAAGAAATCATTATCGGGATGTCCGAAAATGCCTTTATCTCTGCAATTGCGGGGATATCAACGCCAAGCCGTGACTAGCTGGTTTGCTAATCATGGTAGGGGGACATTAAAAATGGCTACTGGTAGTGGTAAGACTATTACTGCATTAGCGATCGCTTGCGAATTGTATCAGCAAATTGGTTTACAAGTCTTGTTAGTGGTGTGTCCCTATCGTCATCTTGTCACCCAATGGGGCAGGGAATGTGAGAAATTTAACTTACAGCCGATTTTAGCATTTGATAATTTACGCAGTTGGCAAAGTCAACTTTCTACGCAAATCTATAATTTGTCTTCTGGTTCTCAAGATTTCGTCACGGTAATTACCACTAACTCGACTTTAATTAGTGATGGTTTTCAAACACAACTTAAATATTTTCCGCCAAAAACTTTGATTATTGGTGATGAAGCCCATAATTTAGGCGCACCGAAGTTAGAGGAAAGTTTACCCCGAAAAGTAGGTTTACGTCTAGCTTTATCAGCCACACCAGAAAGATATTTTGATGATGATGGCACAGAATCTTTATTAGATTATTTTGGTAATATTCTTCAACCTGAATTTAGTTTACAGGATGCAATTTCTCAAGGTGCATTAGTTCATTATGTTTATAATCCGGTGTTGGTGGAATTGACGGAAACTGAGAGTATCGCTTATTTAAAATTAACCAAAAAAATTGGGCGTTCTCTCCTTTATCGAGATCGAGATATTGGGGAAGGAGCAGATTTTGAAGATAATGAAGATATCAAATCATTATTAATGCAAAGAGCGCGGTTAATTGGCACAGCAGAAAATAAATTAATAGCCTTAAAAGAATTAATGTCAACTCGTCGAGAAACCACCCATACACTCTTTTATTGTAGTGATGGTTCTCAAGAAATTGGACAACGTTATTCTCTGCGTCAACTCAAAGCAGTTTCTCAACTTTTGGGAGGAGAATTAGGTTATAAAGTCAGTACCTACACAGCAAATACTTCTTTAGAAGAAAGAGAAACTTTACGTCGTCAATTTGAAAGTGGAGAATTACAGGGTTTAGTCGCAATTCGGTGTTTAGATGAAGGTGTAGATATTCCCGCAATTCAAACCGCAGTCATTTTATCAAGTTCAGGAAATCCCCGCCAATTTATCCAGCGTCGAGGACGGGTTTTGCGTCCTCACCCTGGGAAGGAACGGGCAACTATTTTTGATATGATTGTTTTACCACCAGATTTGGATAGAGAAACTATTGAAGTCGAACGAAATTTATTAAAAAAAGAATTACGGCGGTTTGTGGAGTTTGCTGATTTAGCTGATAATGCTGGGGAAGCGAGGATGAAGTTATTGGCTTTGCAAAAACGATATGGTTTATTGGATATTTAA
- a CDS encoding Uma2 family endonuclease — MLLQSITAEQRTVLYNVSWETFEALLRDTGEDRGSRFAYDCGTLEIMTPLFEHENPKSNFGNFIIALAEELDIEVRSAGSTTLKRKFFAKGIEPDSCYYIQNEAAMRGRETLNLEIDPPPDLAVEIDITSSSVNKFNIYAALGVAELWKYDGEVLKFYQLVENQYIEIKFSLAFPLVSVGDMNRFIQQSKTMGEIALLKSFRVWVRGKIG; from the coding sequence ATGCTTCTTCAGTCAATTACTGCTGAACAAAGAACGGTTTTATATAACGTTAGCTGGGAAACTTTTGAAGCCTTGTTGAGAGATACAGGTGAGGATAGGGGTTCTCGGTTTGCTTATGACTGCGGTACTTTAGAAATTATGACTCCACTTTTTGAACACGAAAACCCAAAAAGCAATTTTGGTAATTTTATTATTGCTTTAGCTGAAGAATTAGATATTGAAGTTAGAAGTGCTGGTTCGACAACATTAAAACGTAAATTTTTTGCAAAGGGAATAGAACCAGATAGTTGCTATTATATCCAAAATGAAGCAGCTATGAGAGGTAGGGAAACTTTAAATTTAGAAATAGATCCTCCTCCTGATTTAGCAGTTGAAATTGATATTACTAGCAGTTCTGTGAATAAGTTTAATATTTATGCGGCTTTAGGTGTGGCTGAATTGTGGAAATATGACGGTGAAGTTTTAAAATTTTATCAATTGGTAGAAAATCAATATATTGAAATTAAGTTTAGTCTGGCTTTCCCTCTAGTTTCTGTTGGGGATATGAATAGATTCATCCAGCAAAGTAAAACTATGGGTGAAATTGCTTTGTTGAAATCTTTCCGTGTTTGGGTGAGAGGGAAAATAGGGTAG
- the secD gene encoding protein translocase subunit SecD, which yields MQKQRSLLALIIVLVIAAITVIVTIPVPLGLDLRGGSQLTIQVKPTAEIPQITERELEAVKKVVEGRINGLGVSEPLIQTIGTDKISVQLPGVNDPEQAERVLGGTAQLEFRIQKPNTETQLFAFQVTRNDLKTKREELKKSKDQAAIDKNKQELEKNNQAVAELFESTNPPLTGKYLKDAYGEPNQGTNWNVAIRFDQKGGELFAGLTKDLAGTGRSIGIFLDNEMISSPTVGPEHAATGITGGSAIITGRFQAQEANDLGVQLRGGALPVPVEIAERRTVGATLGKDSIQRSIYAGIGGLTLVLIFMVWYYRLPGMIANVSLIIYSILTWAAFCLLSVTLTLPGIAGFILSIGMAVDANVLIFERTREELQAGKSLYRSVESGFYRAFSSILDSNVTTWIACAALFWLGSGLVKGFALTLALGVGVSMFTAITCSRTLMFLVISIPSLRNTQLYAPNVPTVNKTGVAQ from the coding sequence ATGCAAAAACAGCGATCGCTATTAGCGTTAATTATAGTTTTGGTCATCGCCGCTATTACGGTGATTGTGACAATTCCTGTCCCCTTGGGGTTAGATTTACGAGGTGGCTCACAGCTTACTATTCAGGTGAAACCAACGGCGGAAATTCCCCAAATCACCGAAAGAGAATTGGAAGCTGTGAAAAAAGTAGTCGAAGGGCGAATTAATGGTCTTGGTGTTTCTGAGCCATTAATTCAAACTATCGGTACAGATAAGATATCCGTACAACTACCGGGTGTCAATGACCCAGAACAAGCAGAACGAGTATTAGGTGGTACAGCGCAATTAGAGTTCCGCATCCAAAAACCGAATACAGAAACACAACTTTTTGCTTTCCAGGTAACACGAAACGACCTGAAAACTAAGCGAGAAGAGTTGAAAAAGTCCAAAGATCAAGCCGCGATTGATAAAAATAAGCAAGAGTTGGAGAAAAATAATCAAGCAGTTGCAGAATTGTTTGAAAGTACCAACCCACCCCTAACTGGTAAATATCTCAAGGATGCCTACGGTGAACCCAATCAAGGCACTAACTGGAATGTGGCTATTCGTTTTGATCAAAAAGGTGGAGAACTCTTTGCTGGACTGACAAAAGATCTGGCTGGAACAGGTCGCAGTATCGGTATTTTCCTCGATAATGAAATGATCAGTTCACCCACCGTAGGACCAGAACACGCTGCTACTGGAATCACTGGTGGTTCTGCTATTATTACCGGTCGTTTTCAAGCCCAAGAGGCTAATGATTTAGGGGTACAATTGCGCGGTGGTGCATTACCCGTTCCTGTGGAAATTGCGGAAAGAAGAACAGTAGGCGCTACTTTAGGAAAAGATAGTATTCAAAGAAGTATCTACGCTGGTATCGGTGGTTTGACTTTAGTATTAATATTTATGGTGTGGTACTATCGCCTACCGGGAATGATAGCCAATGTTTCACTAATAATTTACTCCATACTGACTTGGGCTGCATTTTGTTTACTAAGTGTTACCCTCACTTTGCCGGGAATTGCAGGTTTTATTCTCAGTATTGGTATGGCTGTTGATGCTAACGTCTTGATTTTTGAACGCACCAGAGAAGAATTACAAGCAGGTAAATCTTTATATCGTTCTGTAGAATCTGGTTTTTACCGCGCCTTTTCCAGTATTTTAGATAGTAACGTCACCACCTGGATTGCTTGTGCTGCATTATTTTGGTTAGGTTCAGGATTAGTCAAAGGCTTTGCACTTACCTTAGCTTTAGGCGTAGGGGTGAGTATGTTTACCGCAATTACCTGTAGTCGCACATTAATGTTTTTAGTTATTTCTATTCCCTCTTTGCGGAACACACAACTTTATGCTCCTAATGTGCCAACAGTGAATAAGACAGGAGTAGCACAATGA